The Flavobacterium praedii genome window below encodes:
- a CDS encoding chloride channel protein — translation MDFQKIKKTMLILLKWLSICGLIGIFSGSASAFFLVALEYVTQVRNHNSWIIWFLPFGGLLIGYLYYYLDARITKGNNLLLEEYNKPEKKIPFLMAPVVLLGTLITHLFGGSAGREGTAVQMGGAIADLCTPLFKLKDPERRILIILGISAGFASVFGTPLAGALFALEVVFFSKINFKSIILSFTVAYVAYFTVEFWNIKHTHYSIPLQPEFNFTSLFWILNASILFGFAALLFSRTTHFWGKLFSKTIKYPPLRPFIGGIIIVLAVYFLGTTKYIGLGVPMIVEAFSIHNAPYDFLLKILFTGFTLGAGFKGGEVTPLFFVGATLGSALSVIIPLPIAFLAGLGFVAVFSGATHTPIACTVMGIELFGLHSGFYIGFACIIAYFFSGSIGIYKSQIVKGPKSILYQSIRKKGLKYL, via the coding sequence ATGGATTTTCAAAAAATAAAAAAAACAATGCTTATCCTACTCAAATGGTTATCTATTTGTGGTTTGATAGGCATTTTTTCTGGATCGGCTTCTGCTTTTTTCTTGGTTGCATTAGAATATGTTACCCAAGTTAGAAATCACAATAGTTGGATTATTTGGTTTTTACCATTTGGAGGTTTACTAATCGGTTACTTGTATTATTATTTGGATGCAAGAATTACTAAAGGGAACAATCTATTATTAGAAGAATACAATAAACCCGAAAAAAAAATTCCCTTTTTGATGGCTCCAGTTGTTCTATTGGGTACATTAATCACGCATCTTTTTGGAGGATCTGCTGGTAGAGAAGGAACTGCAGTTCAAATGGGAGGAGCAATTGCCGATTTATGTACTCCCCTTTTCAAATTGAAAGATCCCGAAAGACGAATCCTAATTATACTTGGGATAAGTGCTGGTTTTGCATCTGTTTTCGGAACGCCATTAGCAGGAGCGTTATTTGCCTTAGAAGTTGTGTTTTTCAGTAAAATCAATTTCAAAAGTATTATCCTATCTTTTACAGTTGCTTATGTTGCTTATTTTACAGTTGAATTTTGGAATATAAAACACACCCATTATTCTATTCCTTTACAACCCGAATTCAATTTTACTTCTTTGTTTTGGATACTAAATGCGAGTATATTATTTGGATTTGCCGCTTTGCTTTTTTCCAGAACTACTCATTTTTGGGGAAAATTGTTTTCTAAAACAATAAAATATCCTCCATTAAGACCTTTCATTGGCGGAATAATAATAGTTTTGGCGGTCTATTTCTTAGGAACTACAAAATATATTGGATTGGGGGTTCCCATGATTGTTGAAGCCTTTTCTATACATAATGCTCCTTACGATTTTCTCTTAAAAATTTTATTTACTGGTTTTACACTTGGAGCTGGATTCAAAGGTGGTGAAGTAACCCCATTATTCTTTGTAGGAGCAACATTAGGTAGTGCATTGTCAGTAATCATACCTTTACCAATTGCTTTTTTGGCAGGATTAGGATTTGTGGCAGTGTTTTCTGGAGCTACCCACACTCCAATCGCTTGTACCGTAATGGGAATAGAACTCTTTGGATTGCATAGTGGATTTTACATCGGATTTGCTTGTATCATCGCCTATTTTTTCTCAGGTTCAATCGGTATTTACAAATCGCAAATTGTAAAAGGTCCCAAATCCATTTTATATCAAAGCATTCGAAAAAAAGGATTGAAATATTTATAA
- a CDS encoding DHH family phosphoesterase, which produces MNTLDIQAIQLLLSTPKKIAIIPHRGPDGDAMGSTLALYHFLLKNNHYPTVVSPNDFPDFLAWMPGSETVKIYEKDKENCTKILQEAELIFTLDFNTLHRVGEMEQVLEKLTAPFIMIDHHQKPDDYATYTYSDVAFGSTCEMVYNFISFLDKKQDLDKTIATCIYTGILTDSGSFRFPKTTGTTHRIIAELIDLGVENTVIPTLLFDNSSYNRLQLLGRALQNMKVMMDHKTAYTTLTQDELNSFDYIKGDTEGIVNYGLSIKGIVFAAIFIENKEEGIIKISFRSQGNFDVNQFARDHFQGGGHSNAAGGKSEVSMEETLTKFESLVNNLKIE; this is translated from the coding sequence ATGAATACACTAGACATACAAGCGATACAGTTGTTATTATCAACTCCAAAAAAAATTGCCATAATTCCGCATCGAGGTCCAGACGGAGACGCCATGGGTTCTACATTAGCATTATATCATTTTTTACTAAAAAATAATCATTACCCTACAGTAGTTTCTCCTAATGATTTTCCAGATTTTCTAGCCTGGATGCCAGGTTCTGAAACGGTTAAGATTTACGAAAAAGACAAAGAAAATTGCACAAAAATTCTACAAGAAGCTGAACTTATTTTTACTTTGGATTTTAACACACTTCATCGAGTAGGCGAAATGGAACAGGTTTTAGAAAAACTCACTGCACCATTTATCATGATTGATCACCACCAGAAACCAGATGATTATGCAACATACACGTATTCTGATGTTGCATTTGGTTCTACTTGTGAGATGGTTTATAATTTTATTTCTTTTTTGGATAAAAAACAAGATTTAGACAAAACTATTGCAACCTGTATTTACACAGGAATATTAACAGATTCTGGCTCATTTCGTTTTCCAAAAACAACAGGAACAACCCACAGAATTATTGCAGAGTTAATAGATCTTGGCGTAGAAAATACCGTAATTCCAACATTATTATTTGACAACAGCTCATACAATCGCCTACAATTACTTGGTAGAGCATTGCAGAACATGAAAGTGATGATGGATCACAAAACGGCATACACCACATTAACCCAAGATGAATTAAATTCATTTGATTATATAAAAGGAGATACTGAAGGCATTGTCAATTATGGATTAAGTATAAAAGGAATTGTATTTGCAGCAATTTTTATCGAAAATAAGGAAGAAGGAATTATCAAAATATCCTTTCGTTCGCAAGGCAATTTTGATGTCAACCAGTTTGCCAGAGACCATTTTCAAGGAGGAGGACACAGTAATGCAGCTGGAGGAAAATCTGAAGTTTCTATGGAAGAAACTTTAACTAAATTTGAAAGTTTAGTAAACAATTTAAAAATAGAATAG
- the gldI gene encoding gliding motility-associated peptidyl-prolyl isomerase GldI, whose translation MKIFKILVILIFTTLLFSSCKQQQEARRPISQSSGSFMKQSIARNKKMIAGEEDQIQAIIKSNPKIQYIASKKGYWYYYESRNLTNSLTPKKGDIAFFDYEIKDLQGNIIYSQEELEPQIYKVDKQEIMMGLRDGIKLMRKTEKVNFLFTSHMGYGYHGDNNKIGTNQPLICTVTLNDFMPESEYTEQIQTNTVAKINTPIKVKAIKKDTITN comes from the coding sequence ATGAAAATTTTTAAAATCTTAGTAATTCTAATTTTTACAACTTTATTATTTTCGAGTTGTAAACAACAACAAGAAGCCAGAAGACCTATATCGCAATCATCGGGAAGCTTTATGAAGCAATCAATTGCCAGAAATAAAAAAATGATTGCTGGAGAAGAAGATCAAATTCAAGCCATCATAAAAAGCAACCCAAAAATACAATATATAGCATCCAAAAAAGGGTATTGGTATTACTATGAATCTAGAAATTTAACGAATAGTCTTACTCCAAAAAAAGGTGATATTGCTTTTTTTGATTATGAAATAAAAGATTTACAAGGTAATATCATTTACTCTCAAGAAGAATTAGAACCGCAAATTTACAAAGTAGACAAGCAAGAAATCATGATGGGATTAAGAGATGGTATAAAATTGATGCGAAAAACAGAAAAAGTAAACTTCCTTTTTACCTCACATATGGGGTATGGCTATCATGGCGACAACAACAAAATTGGCACGAACCAACCCTTAATTTGCACTGTAACGCTAAATGATTTCATGCCCGAATCTGAGTATACAGAGCAAATCCAAACCAATACTGTCGCAAAAATCAATACTCCTATTAAAGTCAAAGCTATAAAAAAAGACACCATAACTAACTAA
- a CDS encoding peptidylprolyl isomerase, producing MKKNILFALLLITSFFSCNKEHSNLPDGLYAEIETNKGSILLVLDYKKAPVTVANFITLAEGENNFIVNDTLKDKPFYNGLKFHRVIKDFMIQGGDPLGTGSGDTGYKFKDEITDLRFDKGGILAMANNGPGTNSSQFFITHLETPWLDGKHTIFGHVVDYNLEVVNKIEQDDFIKSVTIIRNGEEAKKFNAKKVFSDYFKLESESQRQKVEAEALAKKEYEAKYKAVCQEKVAYYNSIKGKSIKTSTGLQYVITKKSGGKKPAKGSNIYIHYAGFLENGTLFDSSLEDVSKTFGKFDPARAAANQYTPIPFQAGKKDGLIPGFIEGIEKLAIGDKAVLFIPSHLAYGEAGAGDVIPPNSNIIFEIELLDKMPN from the coding sequence ATGAAAAAAAATATTTTATTTGCACTACTACTAATTACATCATTCTTCTCTTGCAACAAAGAACACAGCAATTTACCTGACGGGTTATATGCCGAAATAGAAACAAATAAAGGAAGTATTTTATTAGTATTAGATTATAAAAAAGCACCTGTAACTGTAGCTAACTTCATAACATTAGCTGAAGGTGAAAATAATTTTATTGTAAATGATACTTTAAAAGACAAACCTTTTTACAATGGATTGAAATTTCACAGAGTTATCAAAGATTTTATGATTCAAGGAGGAGACCCTTTAGGTACAGGATCAGGAGATACTGGTTACAAATTCAAAGATGAGATTACTGATTTAAGATTTGACAAAGGTGGTATTTTGGCTATGGCGAATAATGGTCCTGGAACTAATAGTAGTCAGTTCTTTATAACACATTTAGAGACACCGTGGCTTGATGGCAAACATACTATTTTTGGCCATGTAGTAGATTATAATCTTGAAGTAGTAAATAAAATAGAACAAGATGATTTTATAAAAAGTGTAACCATTATTAGAAATGGAGAAGAAGCCAAAAAGTTTAATGCTAAAAAAGTTTTTTCTGACTATTTCAAATTAGAATCGGAAAGCCAAAGGCAAAAAGTAGAAGCTGAAGCATTGGCAAAAAAAGAATATGAAGCTAAATATAAAGCAGTTTGTCAAGAAAAAGTAGCTTATTATAATTCTATAAAAGGAAAATCTATTAAAACTTCAACTGGCCTTCAATATGTGATCACCAAAAAATCAGGCGGCAAAAAGCCAGCTAAAGGTTCAAATATTTATATTCATTATGCTGGATTCTTAGAAAATGGAACATTATTTGATTCCAGTCTTGAAGATGTTTCCAAAACTTTTGGAAAATTTGACCCAGCACGAGCAGCTGCAAACCAATATACCCCAATTCCTTTTCAGGCAGGAAAAAAAGATGGATTGATACCCGGTTTTATTGAGGGAATAGAAAAATTGGCAATAGGAGACAAAGCAGTACTATTTATCCCATCCCATCTTGCGTATGGTGAAGCTGGAGCTGGAGATGTAATTCCTCCAAATTCAAATATCATTTTTGAGATTGAATTATTAGACAAAATGCCTAATTAA
- a CDS encoding peptidylprolyl isomerase translates to MKSKIVLLFFLGLFNLHAQNAKKTVTAKKPSTNVKAPVTEGIFATIATNKGNITIQLFYTKAPITVANFISLAEGKNPFVTVERLKGKPFFDGLKFHRVIKDFMIQGGDPDGNGSGGPGYAFKDEFNESKFDKAGILAMANSGPATNGSQFFITHKDTPWLNGKHTIYGQVTQGMSVVNSIAQDDVIAKITIVRKGEAAKKFNAAKVFTDYYANKAIEEKAKSEKEDKERLATNEIALKEFVNGQTTTSGLKYIVLKEGTGAIPTLTSNVKVHYTGTFTNGTIFDSSVKRGEPIDFNLNQVIKGWTEGLQLMKEGSKYKFYIPYTLAYGERGYPGAIPPKSDLLFEVELIKINQ, encoded by the coding sequence ATGAAATCTAAAATCGTATTATTATTCTTTTTAGGGCTATTTAATTTACATGCACAAAATGCGAAGAAAACCGTAACTGCAAAAAAACCGAGCACAAACGTAAAAGCCCCAGTTACAGAAGGGATTTTTGCAACAATCGCTACCAATAAAGGCAACATTACTATTCAATTATTTTATACAAAAGCACCTATCACAGTTGCCAATTTCATAAGTTTAGCAGAGGGTAAAAATCCATTTGTAACAGTTGAAAGATTAAAAGGAAAACCTTTTTTTGATGGTTTAAAATTCCATAGAGTTATAAAAGACTTTATGATACAAGGTGGAGACCCAGACGGCAATGGTTCTGGCGGACCAGGTTATGCTTTTAAAGATGAATTTAACGAATCTAAATTTGATAAAGCAGGAATTCTTGCCATGGCCAATTCTGGTCCTGCCACCAATGGAAGTCAATTTTTCATTACTCATAAAGACACTCCTTGGTTGAATGGAAAGCACACAATTTACGGACAAGTAACTCAAGGAATGTCAGTCGTAAACAGTATTGCCCAAGATGATGTTATCGCAAAAATCACTATTGTAAGAAAAGGCGAAGCCGCTAAAAAATTTAATGCTGCAAAAGTATTTACTGATTATTACGCTAATAAAGCGATTGAAGAAAAAGCCAAATCAGAGAAAGAAGATAAAGAAAGATTAGCTACAAATGAAATTGCACTAAAAGAATTTGTAAACGGACAAACAACTACAAGTGGTTTAAAATATATTGTTTTAAAAGAAGGTACTGGCGCAATCCCAACATTAACAAGCAATGTAAAAGTTCATTACACAGGAACCTTTACAAATGGAACTATTTTTGACAGCAGTGTTAAACGTGGAGAACCAATTGATTTTAATTTAAACCAAGTAATTAAAGGTTGGACAGAAGGCCTTCAATTGATGAAAGAAGGTTCTAAATACAAATTTTATATACCTTATACTTTGGCTTATGGAGAACGAGGCTACCCTGGTGCAATTCCTCCAAAAAGCGATTTGCTTTTTGAAGTGGAATTGATTAAAATAAATCAATAA
- a CDS encoding tetratricopeptide repeat-containing sensor histidine kinase has protein sequence MKKISLMIQKNTLIFLFTLLFIITQAQSQNTNTKTIDSLKLELKKTNSISKKTDLLLSISSYPDYIDTDESLNYAKDALIYAKKENNLLKMGDAYGKMGITYEIKSDFVSALKNFYKAQVIFEKLNDTKRLVGLYNNIGLIYVDLKNYNQGLYFYDKALQLSYKSKVHRNISLLLNNIGDVNLQKKQYNKALNYFYKALIMNKKLNDIEGISLNLTNIGICYVNLKKYDKGLEMINQSVLTYTDKNNFYTTYNTYELGRVYYFKSLEEQNKVDKKKYIEKSIGYFNQTLVNFKKYKSLKDIQDTYFYLAKVNKEYGNPVIALDYYEKYFAIKDSLFSKESEKRLANLEFQREIDLRDNQIEIQKLKINRNSRQVYFLITITISVLLLLILLLWLYLSKRKANKIISNINTQKDRFFSIIAHDLRGPFNGFLGLTELMAEEIENMSSEEIKFAAINMRSSAKNLFNLLENLLEWSRMEQNLIPFDPKNLELIPLLSESILTMYDNAFKKEITINTDIKSVKMIYADKNMFQALIRNIVMNAIKFTPKKGSIDIYTKENFTDTIICIKDSGIGMNPKILHNLFKLDIQNNRIGTEEEPSTGLGLILCKEYIEKHKGKIWAESIEGKGSTFYISFPKK, from the coding sequence TTGAAAAAAATATCATTAATGATTCAAAAAAATACTTTAATATTCCTTTTCACTCTCCTGTTTATAATTACTCAAGCCCAAAGTCAAAATACTAACACCAAGACAATTGATTCTTTAAAATTAGAATTAAAAAAAACAAATAGTATTTCAAAAAAAACAGATTTATTATTATCTATTTCTTCCTATCCTGATTATATTGATACTGATGAATCATTAAATTACGCAAAAGATGCACTTATTTATGCAAAAAAAGAAAATAATCTATTAAAAATGGGAGATGCCTATGGGAAAATGGGCATTACTTATGAAATCAAATCTGATTTTGTTAGCGCATTAAAAAACTTTTATAAAGCACAAGTTATTTTTGAAAAATTAAATGACACAAAAAGACTTGTCGGTTTATACAATAACATTGGACTGATATATGTTGATCTCAAAAATTACAATCAGGGCCTTTATTTTTATGACAAAGCACTTCAACTAAGCTACAAATCAAAAGTTCACCGTAACATTTCTTTATTATTAAATAATATTGGTGATGTTAATTTACAGAAAAAACAATATAATAAAGCGCTTAATTATTTTTACAAAGCGCTAATTATGAATAAAAAATTGAATGATATTGAGGGTATAAGCTTAAATCTGACTAACATTGGTATTTGTTATGTGAATTTGAAAAAATATGATAAAGGATTGGAAATGATAAATCAATCTGTTTTGACATACACGGATAAAAACAATTTTTATACAACCTATAATACTTACGAACTTGGTAGAGTTTATTACTTCAAGTCGCTAGAAGAACAGAATAAAGTTGACAAAAAAAAGTACATTGAAAAATCTATTGGCTACTTTAATCAAACACTGGTCAATTTTAAAAAATATAAATCTTTAAAAGACATTCAAGATACCTATTTTTATTTAGCTAAAGTGAATAAAGAATATGGTAATCCAGTTATTGCATTAGATTATTATGAAAAATATTTTGCCATAAAAGACTCTTTGTTTTCAAAAGAAAGTGAAAAAAGACTAGCTAATCTAGAGTTTCAAAGAGAAATTGATTTAAGAGACAATCAAATTGAAATTCAGAAACTAAAAATAAATAGAAATTCCAGACAAGTATATTTTCTTATTACAATAACAATTTCAGTACTGTTACTTTTGATATTGCTATTATGGCTGTATTTATCTAAAAGGAAAGCAAATAAAATAATTTCGAATATTAATACACAAAAAGACCGGTTTTTCTCCATAATTGCACATGATTTAAGAGGTCCTTTTAATGGTTTTCTGGGTTTAACCGAATTAATGGCTGAAGAAATTGAGAATATGTCTTCAGAAGAAATAAAATTTGCCGCAATAAATATGAGAAGTTCTGCCAAGAATCTTTTTAACCTGTTGGAAAATTTATTGGAATGGTCTCGTATGGAACAGAATTTAATTCCATTTGATCCAAAAAATTTAGAATTAATTCCTCTTTTATCTGAAAGTATACTAACAATGTATGACAATGCTTTTAAAAAAGAAATAACCATAAATACTGATATTAAATCAGTTAAAATGATTTATGCAGATAAAAATATGTTTCAAGCATTAATTCGCAACATTGTAATGAATGCTATAAAATTTACGCCTAAAAAAGGGAGTATTGATATTTACACAAAAGAAAACTTTACTGACACCATTATCTGTATTAAAGATTCTGGAATTGGTATGAATCCGAAAATATTACATAATTTATTTAAACTAGATATTCAAAACAATCGAATAGGGACAGAAGAAGAACCAAGCACAGGATTAGGATTGATTTTATGCAAAGAATATATTGAAAAACATAAAGGGAAAATTTGGGCTGAAAGCATAGAAGGAAAAGGAAGTACTTTTTATATTAGCTTTCCAAAAAAGTAA
- a CDS encoding GNAT family N-acetyltransferase, translating into MTTSPFIQDTILEDEMVLLRPLQITDVNNLLDISLHEPETWEYSLVRANGKENLENYIQLAIKNKENQTEFPFIVFDKNSQKYAGSTRFYDINLEFKTLQLGYTWYGKDFRGTGLNKHCKFLLLQFAFETLGMERVEFRADNNNQRSIAAMKSIGCKIEGVLRSHMPTLDSDIRRDSIVLSILKKEWFDEVKENLKRKL; encoded by the coding sequence ATGACAACTTCTCCTTTCATTCAAGATACTATACTCGAAGACGAAATGGTTTTGCTTCGTCCACTTCAAATAACGGATGTCAATAATCTTCTGGATATTTCACTTCATGAGCCCGAAACTTGGGAATACTCTTTAGTTCGCGCCAATGGGAAAGAAAATTTAGAAAACTATATTCAGTTAGCCATAAAAAATAAAGAGAATCAAACCGAATTCCCTTTTATTGTTTTCGATAAAAATTCGCAAAAATATGCTGGAAGTACTCGGTTTTATGATATTAATTTGGAATTCAAAACCCTGCAGTTGGGATATACTTGGTACGGAAAAGACTTTAGGGGAACTGGTCTTAATAAACATTGCAAATTCCTATTGTTACAATTTGCATTTGAAACCCTTGGAATGGAGCGCGTAGAGTTTCGTGCCGATAACAACAATCAGCGAAGTATTGCGGCAATGAAAAGTATTGGCTGCAAAATCGAAGGAGTTCTTCGAAGTCACATGCCAACGCTAGATAGTGATATTCGTAGAGATAGTATTGTATTGAGTATCCTCAAAAAAGAATGGTTTGATGAGGTAAAAGAAAATTTAAAACGAAAGTTATAG
- a CDS encoding AIR synthase related protein: MSSDTSKRYAQRGVSASKEDVHNAIKNIDKGLFPQAFCKIVPDYLTQDENYCLIMHADGAGTKSSLAYMYWKETGDISVWKGIAQDALIMNIDDLLCVGATDNILLSSTIGRNKNVIPGEVLSAIINGTEELIQELNSFGVTIHSTGGETADVGDLVRTIIVDSTVTARMKRSKVIDNANIKAGDVIVGLASFGQATYEKGYNGGMGSNGLTSARHDVFSKYLATKYPESFDAAVPEELIYSGQVKLTDAVENSPIDAGQLVLSPTRTYAPIIKKILDKYTSKDIHGMVHCSGGAQTKILHFVQNLHIIKDNLFPVPPLFQLIQEQSKTDWKEMYQVFNCGHRMEIYVPESIAQDIIALSKSFNVEAQIVGRVEACDSKKLTITSEYGTFEY; encoded by the coding sequence ATGAGTTCAGATACTTCAAAAAGATATGCACAACGCGGTGTTTCGGCATCCAAAGAAGATGTACACAATGCCATCAAAAATATAGACAAAGGATTATTTCCTCAAGCATTTTGTAAAATTGTTCCTGATTATTTAACGCAGGATGAAAATTATTGCTTGATTATGCATGCCGATGGCGCTGGTACCAAATCCTCTTTAGCATATATGTATTGGAAAGAAACTGGAGATATTTCGGTTTGGAAAGGCATTGCTCAAGATGCTTTAATTATGAATATTGATGACTTATTGTGTGTAGGAGCAACTGATAATATTTTGCTTTCCTCGACTATTGGAAGAAATAAAAACGTTATTCCCGGTGAAGTTCTATCAGCAATTATCAACGGAACCGAAGAATTGATCCAAGAGTTGAATTCTTTTGGCGTTACCATTCATTCCACAGGTGGTGAAACTGCCGATGTGGGCGACTTGGTCAGAACGATCATCGTAGATTCTACCGTAACAGCTAGAATGAAACGTTCCAAAGTAATTGATAATGCAAATATAAAAGCAGGGGATGTTATCGTAGGATTGGCTTCTTTTGGTCAGGCAACTTACGAAAAAGGATATAACGGCGGAATGGGAAGTAACGGATTAACTTCTGCTCGTCATGACGTTTTTTCAAAATATTTAGCAACCAAATATCCAGAAAGTTTTGATGCAGCCGTTCCAGAGGAATTAATTTATTCAGGCCAAGTAAAATTGACCGATGCTGTTGAAAATTCACCTATAGATGCAGGCCAATTAGTGCTTTCTCCAACCAGGACTTATGCACCAATAATCAAGAAAATTTTAGATAAATATACGTCCAAAGATATTCACGGAATGGTACATTGCAGTGGTGGTGCTCAAACCAAAATTTTGCATTTTGTACAAAATCTGCATATCATAAAAGATAATTTATTTCCAGTTCCGCCTTTGTTTCAATTGATACAAGAACAGTCCAAAACTGATTGGAAAGAAATGTATCAAGTTTTCAACTGTGGTCATCGTATGGAAATTTATGTACCGGAATCCATTGCTCAGGACATTATTGCTCTCTCAAAATCATTCAATGTAGAGGCACAAATAGTAGGTAGGGTAGAAGCTTGTGATTCAAAAAAACTTACAATTACAAGTGAATACGGTACTTTTGAGTATTAA
- a CDS encoding OmpA family protein: MKFFITLFVCFSVSCVMAQEQVSYFFESNKFVLQKEELSKLNKWLTVNKEIKVIGVYGFCDEEGSVGYNDTLARKRIDYVFGIIKNRVKIREDFKTINFGEQHTSSAIKAENRKVTLYFIQPKDFVNEEKIIAKKKEVVVEKIRPKVKFSDVYVFENPDGSTLNIKIDTVFMKKVSLANVGEKLKLESMNFFVDTFAIMPQSRSVMFELLTVMKSCPDLKIQIQGHICCVQKDIRDLSTQRAKAIYKFLEFNGIDKSRMTFIGFGSSKPLFPLPEKTEEEREANRRVEIEIVAN, from the coding sequence ATGAAGTTTTTTATCACTTTGTTCGTTTGCTTTTCAGTATCATGTGTCATGGCACAAGAACAAGTTTCGTATTTTTTTGAAAGTAATAAGTTTGTATTGCAAAAAGAAGAATTATCAAAATTAAACAAATGGTTGACTGTTAATAAAGAGATTAAAGTAATAGGTGTATATGGTTTTTGTGATGAAGAAGGATCCGTTGGGTACAATGATACTTTGGCCAGAAAACGAATCGATTACGTTTTTGGTATCATAAAAAACAGAGTAAAAATAAGAGAGGATTTCAAGACAATTAACTTTGGGGAGCAACATACTTCATCTGCTATTAAAGCTGAAAATAGAAAAGTTACACTTTACTTCATTCAGCCAAAAGATTTTGTAAATGAAGAAAAAATAATTGCAAAAAAGAAAGAAGTTGTAGTTGAAAAGATAAGACCTAAAGTTAAATTCTCAGATGTTTATGTTTTCGAAAACCCAGATGGTTCAACGTTGAATATTAAAATAGATACCGTCTTTATGAAAAAAGTAAGCCTAGCCAATGTTGGGGAGAAGCTGAAATTAGAAAGCATGAATTTTTTTGTCGATACTTTTGCCATAATGCCTCAATCCAGGTCAGTTATGTTTGAACTTCTGACCGTAATGAAAAGTTGTCCCGATTTAAAAATTCAAATACAAGGCCATATTTGTTGTGTGCAAAAAGATATTAGGGATTTAAGTACTCAAAGAGCCAAAGCGATTTATAAGTTTTTAGAATTCAACGGAATTGATAAAAGTAGGATGACATTTATAGGTTTTGGAAGCTCAAAACCATTGTTTCCTTTGCCCGAAAAAACGGAAGAAGAACGGGAAGCAAATCGTCGTGTAGAGATTGAAATTGTTGCCAATTAG